The Methylorubrum populi genome contains a region encoding:
- a CDS encoding magnesium transporter CorA family protein, whose product MIFTHKPVAGGPQTVLERRYLDLQEPIPEDTVWLDLVRPTREEEVKVESFLGITVPTREEMKDIEPSELLYVEAGARYMTGRVLSRVSDSEEPGLAGITFILRDNRLITVRYEEPQAFRMYTQRAGRATGNGPSASVSGESILAGLIEAVIDRAADVLQLQGERIDRLSRKIFEDKGDPSSRNTALQDTLRALGRHGDLISKQRESLVSMERILLSLSATYRTAKAPRELREDVRSTLRDLQSLEEHATFISAKIQFLLDATLGLVNLEQNNIIKLFSVMAVVFMPPTLIASIYGMNFKVMPELDWPYGYPAAVGMMVVAAVLPYVFFRWKKWL is encoded by the coding sequence GACGGTGCTGGAGCGCCGCTACCTCGACCTGCAGGAGCCGATTCCCGAGGACACGGTCTGGCTCGACCTCGTCCGCCCGACCCGGGAGGAGGAGGTGAAGGTCGAATCCTTCCTCGGCATCACCGTGCCGACGCGGGAGGAGATGAAGGACATCGAGCCCTCCGAACTGCTCTACGTCGAGGCCGGGGCCCGCTACATGACCGGCCGCGTGCTCTCCCGCGTCAGCGATTCCGAGGAGCCGGGGCTGGCCGGCATCACCTTCATCCTGCGCGACAACCGGCTCATCACCGTGCGCTACGAGGAGCCGCAGGCCTTCCGGATGTACACCCAGCGCGCCGGCCGGGCGACGGGCAACGGGCCGTCGGCCTCCGTCTCCGGCGAATCGATCCTGGCCGGGCTGATCGAGGCGGTGATCGACCGCGCCGCGGACGTGCTCCAGCTCCAGGGCGAGCGGATCGACCGCCTGTCGCGAAAGATCTTCGAGGACAAGGGCGACCCCTCCTCGCGCAACACCGCGCTCCAGGACACGCTCCGGGCGCTCGGGCGGCACGGCGACCTGATCTCGAAGCAGCGCGAGAGCCTCGTCTCGATGGAGCGCATCCTGCTCTCGCTCTCGGCCACCTACCGCACGGCCAAGGCCCCGCGCGAGCTGCGCGAGGACGTGCGCTCGACCTTGCGCGACCTGCAATCGCTGGAAGAGCACGCGACGTTCATCTCGGCCAAGATCCAGTTCCTGCTCGACGCGACGCTGGGCCTCGTCAACCTGGAACAGAACAACATCATCAAGCTGTTCTCGGTCATGGCGGTGGTGTTCATGCCGCCGACCCTGATCGCCTCGATCTACGGCATGAACTTCAAGGTCATGCCGGAGCTCGACTGGCCCTACGGCTACCCGGCCGCGGTCGGCATGATGGTGGTGGCCGCCGTGCTGCCCTACGTGTTCTTCCGCTGGAAGAAGTGGCTGTAG